A part of Lathamus discolor isolate bLatDis1 chromosome 17, bLatDis1.hap1, whole genome shotgun sequence genomic DNA contains:
- the SC5D gene encoding lathosterol oxidase: MDLVLAAADQHILTPYVYPSSWPEGEPFRQLLSLFVITNLGALALYLLFGTLSYYFIFDHELKKHPQFLENQVQREITYALRSLPWISVPTVALFFAEVRGYSKLYDNIQDSPYGWSGVFLSMLSFLFFTDMGIYWIHRGLHHKLFYKRFHKPHHLWKIATPFASHAFHPVDGFMQSLPYHIYPFLFPLHKVTYLGLYIFVNVWTISIHDGDYRVPRLLRHIINGSAHHTDHHLYFDYNYGQYFTLWDKIGGSYKSPTAFEGKGPHDYLRKLREKEPGAPNGVPASKTE, translated from the exons ATGGACCTGGTCCTGGCTGCTGCCGACCAGCACATCCTGACACCCTACGTGTACCCGTCCAGCTGGCCCGAAGGCGAGCCCTTCCGCCAGCTCCTCAGCCTCTTCGTCATCACCAACCTGGGAGCCCTCGCCCTCTACCTCCTCTTTGGCACCCTCAGCTACTACTTCATCTTTGACCATGAACTCAAGAAACATCCTCAGTTCCTAGAG AACCAAGTGCAGCGGGAGATCACCTACGCGCTGCGCTCCCTGCCCTGGATCAGCGTGCCCACTGTCGCCCTGTTCTTCGCCGAGGTGCGGGGCTACAGCAAGCTCTATGACAACATCCAGGACTCCCCGTATG GCTGGTCCGGTGTCTTCCTCAGCATGCTGTCCTTCCTATTCTTCACCGACATGGGCATCTACTGGATACACCGTGGTCTTCACCACAAACTGTTCTATAAG CGCTTCCACAAGCCCCACCACCTCTGGAAGATTGCGACGCCTTTTGCCAGCCATGCTTTCCACCCCGTCGATGGCTTCATGCAGAGCCTGCCCTACCACATCtaccccttcctcttccccctaCACAAAGTCACCTACTTGGGCCTCTACATCTTCGTCAACGTCTGGACCATCTCCATTCACGATGGCGACTACCGCGTCCCTCGCCTCCTGCGGCACATCATCAACGGCTCGGCGCACCACACCGACCACCACTTGTACTTTGACTACAACTACGGGCAGTACTTCACCCTCTGGGACAAGATCGGTGGCTCCTACAAGAGCCCCACGGCCTTTGAGGGCAAAGGCCCCCATGATTACTTACGCAAGCTCCGAGAGAAAGAGCCGGGGGCACCCAATGGTGTCCCGGCTTCCAAAACTGAGTAG